The following proteins come from a genomic window of Nicotiana tomentosiformis chromosome 12, ASM39032v3, whole genome shotgun sequence:
- the LOC138902606 gene encoding uncharacterized protein yields the protein MPAYAKFLREILTRKRKIEETSVVKLTEHCNAILQNKLPPKCGDPGSFTIPCSVGTIHFDKSLCDYGASINLVPLSIYWKLEKEIGEIRFAPISLQLADHTTLIREGIVEDVLVRVDKFVFFVDFIVLNMEENKEVPLTLERSFLATGRAILDVHKRKLMLRVGKEIVAFMMNIAKGAQKDKPAASVEWKVKGSKEKVALSEKDKCGVYPKRMRRRCLHGCVH from the coding sequence atgcctgcttaCGCCAAATTCTTGAGGGAGATCCTTACAAGGAAGAGGAAGAtagaggagacctcagtggtcaagctcacggAGCATTGCAAcgcgatattgcaaaataaactcccacccaagtgtggagatccagggagttttactataccttgctctgtaGGAACTATTCATTTTGATAAGTCATTATGTGATTatggtgcctcaattaacttaGTGCCTTTATCTATTTACTGGAaattggagaaggagattggagagataaggtttgcaccaatatcattgcagctggcagaccataCGACTTTAATAcgcgaggggatagtggaagatgtgttagttcgggtggataagttcgtattttttgtggattttatagtgctgaatatggaggaaaacaaggaggtccccctcactTTAGAAAGATCATTCTTAGCGACGGGCAGAGCAATATTAGATGTACAcaagagaaaactcatgcttagagtgggtaaGGAGATTGTGGCTTTTATGATGAATATAGCAAAGGGGGCACAAAAGGACAAACCAGCtgcgagtgttgagtggaaagtgaagggctcgaaagagaaggttgcactgagcgagaaagataagtgtggggtataCCCCAAAAGGATGAGAAGAAgatgtctgcatggatgtgtgcattag